Proteins encoded by one window of Geobacter sp. DSM 9736:
- a CDS encoding response regulator: protein MSKPVILLVDDTRLFLTLEMELLKQAGANVITADGGCEAVAMARRYRPDLIYLDFDMPGMSGPECCATLKADPVLRRVPVIMVTTAGSDDDVAAARSAGCDACLSKPLDRATFLEAGRRFLAQIDRREMRIHCRINVVFRMNYENFSGTCNNLGMRGMYIGFDGDVVKGAPVEVSFILSGSNSSLIEAWGKVAWVNSGEHRNKQDLPEGFGVEFLDMTEESRVLIRNFIENCS from the coding sequence ATGAGCAAGCCCGTGATTCTCCTCGTCGATGATACGAGGTTGTTCCTGACTCTCGAGATGGAGCTGCTCAAGCAGGCCGGGGCAAACGTCATCACAGCGGACGGTGGCTGTGAGGCGGTGGCAATGGCACGCCGGTACCGACCTGACCTCATATACCTCGACTTCGACATGCCGGGGATGAGTGGTCCGGAGTGCTGCGCAACGCTGAAAGCCGACCCGGTACTGCGTAGAGTGCCGGTGATCATGGTAACGACCGCCGGAAGTGATGACGACGTTGCAGCGGCTCGCAGCGCTGGGTGCGACGCCTGTCTCAGTAAGCCCCTCGACCGTGCCACCTTCCTTGAGGCCGGACGCCGGTTTCTGGCTCAGATCGACCGCCGCGAGATGCGCATCCACTGCCGCATCAATGTCGTCTTCAGAATGAACTACGAGAACTTTTCAGGCACCTGTAACAATCTCGGCATGCGAGGAATGTACATAGGTTTCGATGGGGACGTGGTCAAGGGCGCGCCGGTGGAAGTGAGCTTTATCCTGTCGGGCAGCAATTCCTCACTAATCGAGGCATGGGGGAAGGTCGCCTGGGTCAACAGCGGAGAGCATCGCAACAAACAGGATCTTCCCGAGGGCTTTGGGGTTGAATTTCTCGATATGACCGAAGAATCCCGTGTTCTTATAAGGAACTTCATAGAAAATTGTTCCTGA
- a CDS encoding PPC domain-containing DNA-binding protein produces MDYQIGETGRVVVVRFSDGDDLLGGLAVLARKEYIRAAVIHLVGGIRRGKFVVGPRGEEMPPEPVWRELEESHEMLGVGTLFWEGDEPKVHIHGSFGKHDFVKTGCLRDDSEVFLVLEAIVTEVRGVSAVRQLDPVSGLSLLKLRNDDHAAA; encoded by the coding sequence ATGGACTATCAGATTGGTGAAACCGGAAGGGTGGTTGTCGTCCGTTTCTCTGATGGGGATGATTTGCTCGGAGGGCTGGCGGTGCTTGCGAGGAAGGAATATATCAGAGCTGCTGTTATCCACCTGGTGGGAGGGATTCGACGCGGCAAGTTCGTCGTGGGGCCCCGGGGGGAGGAGATGCCCCCGGAACCGGTGTGGCGCGAGCTCGAGGAAAGCCACGAAATGCTCGGTGTCGGCACGCTGTTCTGGGAAGGTGACGAGCCGAAGGTCCACATCCACGGCTCCTTCGGTAAACACGATTTCGTCAAGACAGGGTGCCTGAGGGATGACAGCGAGGTTTTTCTGGTTCTGGAGGCGATTGTGACGGAGGTAAGGGGAGTGAGCGCGGTCCGGCAGCTCGACCCTGTTTCCGGCCTGTCGCTTCTCAAGCTCCGAAACGATGATCATGCGGCGGCGTAG
- a CDS encoding holo-[acyl-carrier-protein] synthase — MIFGTGVDIVDISRFERFVREDNQPLLQRIFTPREHEYCVARKQSAQHYALRFAAKEAYLKALGTGLRDGISWRDMEVVNDHLGKPELLLSGRGAEVFRERELSRCHLSLSHDGNFGVAMVILEQLP; from the coding sequence ATGATCTTCGGGACCGGAGTCGATATCGTCGATATCAGCCGCTTCGAGCGTTTCGTTCGGGAGGATAACCAGCCCCTGCTGCAACGGATTTTTACTCCGCGGGAGCACGAATACTGCGTGGCCCGAAAGCAGAGTGCTCAGCACTACGCACTGCGATTCGCTGCGAAGGAAGCATATCTTAAAGCCCTAGGTACCGGACTTAGAGACGGTATATCCTGGCGGGACATGGAAGTCGTAAACGACCACCTGGGCAAGCCGGAGCTTCTTTTATCCGGAAGGGGGGCGGAGGTGTTTCGGGAGCGCGAATTGTCCCGCTGCCATCTTAGCCTCTCTCATGACGGAAATTTCGGTGTAGCCATGGTTATACTGGAGCAGCTGCCATGA
- a CDS encoding NAD(P)H-hydrate dehydratase, which produces MKVVTAEIMQQVDRRAITEAGIPGLQLMENAGRCCAAEIISRYGSSGRAIIVAGKGNNGGDGYVIARYLQEAGWRTDVCVVAERADIAGDALANLERLGKGCLNFCPNEAALAAAARSWREGTLVVDALFGTGLNTDVAGKHLAAIRLINGSGLPVVAVDIPSGVNGTTARIMGEAVMADFTVAFGFPKLGHVVYPGAENCGVVVTVDIGIPAKILAETPGYDYLDAAAARSLIRPRSPVAHKGSFGHTFIIAGSTGKTGAAAMAANSAVRGGSGLVTLAVPASLHHILEVKTTESMTVPIDDDATGRLTEGACGALMDAAAGKDAVALGPGIGWHQRTAGLVRILSAALSNPLVIDADGLNALSEQPEVLLDRCGRITVLTPHPGEMARLTGLATTAVEADRIGVALKFARQYGVWLVLKGARTVVAAPDGRLAINSTGNPGMASGGMGDVLTGLLAALLSQGYEPFDACCIGVYIHGHAADIVAADKGETGISAVDVQERIPYAFKLLQQGS; this is translated from the coding sequence ATGAAAGTAGTCACAGCCGAGATCATGCAGCAGGTGGATCGGCGGGCGATAACCGAGGCGGGCATTCCGGGGCTTCAGCTCATGGAAAATGCGGGGCGGTGTTGCGCGGCTGAGATCATCTCCCGCTACGGTTCCTCGGGTCGTGCAATCATTGTGGCAGGTAAAGGAAACAACGGTGGTGACGGGTACGTAATCGCGCGGTATCTGCAGGAAGCAGGGTGGCGCACAGATGTCTGTGTCGTGGCGGAGCGGGCGGATATCGCTGGGGATGCCCTTGCCAATCTGGAGCGGCTTGGTAAAGGTTGCCTGAACTTCTGTCCGAATGAAGCGGCGCTTGCCGCGGCAGCCCGATCATGGCGCGAGGGGACCCTGGTCGTGGATGCCCTGTTCGGTACCGGACTCAATACCGACGTCGCCGGCAAACACCTTGCTGCCATCAGGTTGATCAATGGCTCAGGTCTTCCTGTTGTTGCCGTGGATATACCTTCCGGGGTCAACGGGACTACTGCCCGGATCATGGGCGAGGCGGTCATGGCTGATTTTACGGTGGCCTTCGGTTTTCCCAAGCTCGGTCATGTTGTTTATCCGGGCGCAGAGAATTGCGGGGTCGTCGTTACGGTGGATATCGGCATACCCGCGAAAATCCTTGCGGAAACACCCGGATATGATTATCTGGACGCCGCTGCTGCAAGGTCTCTGATCCGCCCTCGCTCTCCTGTTGCTCACAAGGGAAGCTTCGGTCATACATTCATCATAGCGGGGTCCACCGGAAAAACGGGCGCCGCTGCGATGGCGGCCAACAGCGCTGTCAGGGGAGGGAGCGGCCTCGTCACTCTGGCAGTGCCGGCGTCTCTTCACCATATCCTGGAAGTGAAGACGACCGAGTCGATGACGGTCCCGATTGATGACGATGCTACCGGAAGACTGACTGAGGGAGCCTGCGGCGCCCTGATGGATGCAGCAGCTGGGAAAGATGCCGTAGCCCTCGGGCCGGGAATAGGATGGCATCAGAGGACTGCAGGGCTGGTACGCATTCTTTCCGCCGCTCTTTCCAACCCGCTGGTTATCGATGCCGACGGGCTTAACGCACTTTCCGAACAACCGGAAGTGTTGCTGGATCGGTGCGGACGGATAACGGTGCTTACGCCTCATCCGGGGGAAATGGCGAGATTGACCGGCCTTGCTACTACAGCTGTCGAGGCCGACCGCATCGGCGTGGCTCTTAAATTCGCCCGGCAGTATGGTGTGTGGCTGGTGTTGAAGGGTGCCCGGACGGTCGTTGCTGCACCTGATGGACGGCTTGCCATCAACAGCACCGGAAATCCCGGCATGGCGTCCGGCGGCATGGGTGATGTGCTTACGGGTCTTCTGGCTGCACTCCTCTCCCAAGGGTACGAGCCCTTCGATGCCTGTTGTATAGGGGTTTACATCCACGGCCATGCCGCCGATATTGTAGCCGCGGATAAGGGCGAAACCGGTATCTCGGCGGTGGATGTGCAGGAGCGGATACCGTATGCCTTCAAACTCTTGCAGCAGGGTAGCTGA
- a CDS encoding CBS domain-containing protein — MLKVADVMTTPVISVRKEQNIRELAELFARHRISSLPVVDEEGRLIGIVTETDLIEQDRNLHIPTVVSIFDWVIYLESDKKFERELKKVTGQTVEDIYTAEVEAVTPETPVSIVADMMSSKKIHAIPVVDGDLLVGMVARIDLIRSMIQPV; from the coding sequence ATGCTCAAAGTTGCCGATGTGATGACGACACCTGTCATAAGTGTTCGAAAGGAGCAGAATATCAGGGAGTTGGCGGAGCTGTTTGCTCGTCATCGGATCAGCAGCCTCCCTGTTGTGGATGAAGAGGGAAGGCTCATTGGAATCGTAACCGAAACCGACTTGATAGAGCAGGACCGGAACCTGCACATACCGACGGTGGTCTCCATTTTTGATTGGGTCATCTACCTCGAGAGCGACAAGAAATTCGAGCGAGAGTTGAAGAAGGTAACCGGTCAGACCGTTGAGGACATATACACTGCCGAGGTGGAAGCCGTTACCCCCGAAACGCCTGTAAGCATAGTCGCCGACATGATGAGCAGCAAAAAGATCCATGCCATTCCCGTGGTTGACGGAGACCTCCTGGTGGGTATGGTCGCGCGCATCGACCTTATACGGTCTATGATCCAGCCCGTATGA
- the tsaE gene encoding tRNA (adenosine(37)-N6)-threonylcarbamoyltransferase complex ATPase subunit type 1 TsaE yields MTSWTVTSRSCSETVLLGERLGMLVEPGDFVALIGDLGAGKTEFAKGVAAGLGVDPSVAVTSPTYILMNIYEGRLKLYHFDLYRLSGDEDSEALGFHEYFEGEGACLVEWADRLDEELPVERLAVQIIYEGEKTRTLNFSATGARYEGLLAALAAQEL; encoded by the coding sequence ATGACATCGTGGACTGTCACGAGCCGAAGCTGCTCTGAAACGGTTCTGCTGGGTGAGAGACTCGGCATGCTGGTGGAGCCGGGAGATTTCGTCGCGCTCATAGGGGATCTAGGCGCCGGCAAAACAGAGTTCGCTAAAGGAGTGGCCGCTGGTCTCGGTGTTGACCCGTCAGTTGCAGTCACAAGCCCGACTTACATTCTGATGAACATCTACGAGGGTCGGCTGAAACTCTACCACTTCGATCTCTATCGGTTGTCGGGTGATGAAGACTCGGAAGCCCTTGGATTTCATGAGTATTTTGAAGGAGAAGGTGCGTGCCTGGTAGAATGGGCGGACCGGCTTGATGAGGAATTGCCGGTGGAGCGGCTGGCGGTGCAGATAATATATGAGGGAGAAAAGACCCGTACTCTCAATTTTTCCGCTACTGGAGCGCGCTATGAGGGGCTTCTCGCCGCCCTTGCGGCGCAAGAACTGTAA